The following coding sequences lie in one Metopolophium dirhodum isolate CAU chromosome 5, ASM1992520v1, whole genome shotgun sequence genomic window:
- the LOC132945646 gene encoding uncharacterized protein LOC132945646 translates to MVFLKEAIFTIVFTLFLNIIKQILPNCQFLAFADDLKSFKTISSINGCHLLQSSLDNLVFYLNSLGLSLNVDNCQTMTFTRCLSNIPFQYTINDSTLASVLSVKDLGIIYTPTLDFYPHIESSSCRALKVLGFVKRIASEFKLQSLIKLLYCSLVRSIVEYGLVLWDRHTTSNSLILERVQRRFLSFASYSGPAQAKIVN, encoded by the coding sequence ATGGTGTTCCTCAAGGAGGCCATTTTCACcattgtttttacattatttttaaacattataaaacaaatactgCCAAACTGTCAATTTCTTGCTTTTGCTGACGACCTTAAATCATTCAAAACAATATCATCAATAAATGGCTGTCACCTACTCCAGTCTAGTTTGGACAATCTGGTCTTCTACTTAAATTCACTAGGTCTAAGCCTCAATGTGGATAACTGCCAAACTATGACATTTACCAGATGTCTATCTAACATTCCATTCCAGTATACCATAAATGATTCTACCCTTGCCTCTGTGTTGAGTGTGAAAGACCTAGGTATTATCTACACCCCTACACTTGATTTTTATCCACACATTGAGTCATCATCTTGTAGGGCTCTCAAAGTACTGGGATTTGTTAAGAGAATAGCGTCTGAATTTAAGCTTCAGTccttaataaaactattatattgctCCCTAGTTCGGTCTATTGTTGAATATGGATTAGTGCTGTGGGACCGGCACACAACCTCAAACTCTCTCATACTAGAGCGTGTCCAAAGACGTTTCCTATCTTTTGCCTCATACTCAGGACCGGCTCAAGCAAAAATAGTGAACTAG